A single Gemmatimonadota bacterium DNA region contains:
- the mqnC gene encoding cyclic dehypoxanthinyl futalosine synthase, producing MRDIIDFYRNASLLELGAEADKVRRQLHPGNVVTYIVDRNINYTNVCVADCGFCAFYRRPKDNEGYTLSFEQIGAKIEEAKALGAVQILLQGGHNPYIPFEWYLELMRYIKRNHPIHIHGFSPSEVDFFSTVFRMDARDVIRELQSAGLDSIPGGGGEILVQRVRDIVAKKKAGADRWLEIMEIAHGEGMKTSVTMMYGIGETLEERIEHLERVREVQARTGGFTAFICWPLQPENTPRMSNQPKTDSTEYLRTVAISRIVLDNVPNLQASWVTMGMKIGQLALRFGCNDFGSLMIEENVVSAANTTHRTSTAEMERLIRDAGFVPSRRRQDYSLLTTAA from the coding sequence ATGCGCGACATAATCGATTTCTACCGCAACGCTTCGCTGCTCGAGCTCGGCGCGGAAGCAGATAAAGTCCGGCGACAGCTGCACCCGGGCAACGTAGTGACATACATCGTCGACCGAAACATCAACTACACCAACGTCTGCGTCGCCGATTGCGGATTCTGTGCGTTCTACCGCCGGCCCAAGGACAATGAGGGCTACACGCTTTCGTTCGAGCAGATCGGTGCCAAGATCGAGGAGGCAAAGGCGCTCGGCGCCGTTCAGATCCTGCTTCAGGGCGGCCACAACCCGTACATCCCGTTCGAGTGGTATCTGGAGCTGATGCGCTACATCAAGCGCAACCATCCGATCCACATTCACGGATTCAGTCCGAGCGAAGTCGACTTCTTCTCGACGGTGTTTCGCATGGATGCACGCGATGTGATCCGCGAGCTGCAGTCGGCGGGGCTCGATTCCATTCCCGGTGGCGGCGGCGAAATTCTCGTGCAGCGCGTGCGCGATATCGTGGCAAAAAAGAAGGCGGGCGCGGATCGCTGGCTCGAGATCATGGAGATCGCACACGGGGAAGGAATGAAAACCTCCGTCACGATGATGTACGGCATCGGCGAGACACTGGAAGAGCGCATCGAGCATCTCGAGCGCGTACGCGAAGTGCAGGCGCGGACTGGCGGTTTCACCGCGTTCATCTGCTGGCCCCTCCAACCGGAGAACACGCCGCGCATGTCCAATCAGCCCAAGACCGATTCTACCGAGTATCTGCGCACTGTCGCGATCTCGCGCATCGTGCTCGACAATGTTCCGAATCTCCAGGCCAGCTGGGTCACGATGGGGATGAAGATCGGTCAGCTGGCGCTACGCTTCGGCTGCAACGACTTCGGCTCTCTCATGATCGAGGAGAACGTCGTCTCCGCCGCCAACACGACGCATCGCACGAGCACGGCCGAGATGGAGCGGCTCATCCGCGACGCCGGCTTCGTTCCGTCTCGCAGGCGGCAGGACTACTCGCTTCTGACAACCGCGGCGTGA
- a CDS encoding menaquinone biosynthesis protein, translating into MKIGRIPYINCYPVYGAIDRGIVPLDGELVDGIPTALNGMMANGALDISVVSAVEYARDSERYLLLPDLAISCDGPVRSVMLFSRLPAERLGSRSVVVSRSSMTSVALLQLLFENVWHTLPDFVPGDAEICDIQADDSHDARLVIGDAALVLGDSGRYPYVYDLGEVWKSWTDLPFVFAVWVARRGVEVSRALAVHARLIESRDWGVAHRAILARQAHDATGVATEVCDEYLSGLDYRLSYPHLAGLTEFFRRLVKQGRVPNGTLSFLTAA; encoded by the coding sequence ATGAAGATCGGACGCATCCCGTACATCAACTGCTATCCGGTCTACGGTGCGATCGACCGCGGCATCGTCCCGCTCGATGGCGAGCTGGTCGACGGTATCCCGACTGCGCTGAACGGCATGATGGCGAACGGCGCGCTCGACATCAGCGTCGTCTCCGCCGTGGAGTACGCGCGCGACTCCGAGCGGTATCTGCTGTTGCCGGATCTTGCGATCTCCTGTGACGGACCGGTTCGCAGCGTGATGCTGTTCTCGCGGCTGCCCGCCGAGCGGCTGGGCTCGCGTAGTGTCGTCGTCTCCCGCAGCTCGATGACGAGCGTCGCGCTCCTTCAACTCCTGTTCGAGAATGTGTGGCACACGCTGCCCGATTTCGTCCCGGGCGATGCTGAGATCTGCGACATTCAGGCGGATGACTCGCACGACGCACGTCTCGTCATCGGCGACGCCGCACTCGTCCTCGGCGACAGCGGCCGTTATCCGTACGTGTACGATCTCGGCGAGGTGTGGAAGAGCTGGACCGACCTGCCGTTCGTCTTCGCCGTCTGGGTTGCGCGGCGCGGTGTGGAGGTGTCCCGCGCTCTTGCGGTTCACGCACGACTGATCGAGTCGCGCGACTGGGGCGTGGCGCATCGCGCGATCCTCGCCCGTCAGGCCCACGACGCTACGGGAGTCGCGACCGAAGTCTGCGATGAATACCTCTCGGGTCTCGACTACAGACTTTCCTACCCGCACCTTGCCGGCCTGACTGAATTCTTCCGCCGGCTCGTCAAGCAGGGACGCGTCCCCAACGGCACTCTCTCATTCCTGACCGCAGCCTGA